CTTCACTCAGCAATTACAACGGAAGATCTTCAGGCCCTCAAAAACATTTGTCCAGAAGCTGCTATATTCACATCCATCAACACAGCTGCAGACtcggacacagacacagcatCAGAATCAGGATGTGAACTACCTGAGCCCCTGACAGCCATGTTTGACCCATCTGCTAGGGACCTGTCGACAGCTGACCTCCAGGAGAAGTGTAAAAAGATCTATGAGAAAATGAGAGGGCAATGCACAACTGACAGACTAGAGCACCTACAGGATGTTACGAAAGAGCAGGCAAAGTGCACAACCTGGGGACTCCATAGAGTGGGCCGCGTAACTGGCAGCAATTTTCACAGAATTATTAAATGCAAAGACAGCTCAGCTGACAGTGTAATGAAACTGGTCATGCAATATGATGCCACAGATCTTACTGTACCCGCTGTCATGTGGGGAAAGCAAATGGAGGACACAGCACGTAAAAATTATGAAACAGAAATGAagaaaatacacatgaactttaaTGTAGAAGCAGTGGGTCTAACAGTGAGAGCAGATGAGCCGTACCTGGCTGCTTCTCCTGATGGGGTATTCTCCTGTGACTGCTGTGGAACAGGCCTGCTAGAGATAAAGTGTCCATACAAGTACAGGGAGGGACTAGAGGGGTCAGAGACTGATGCATCCTTTTGCCTTGATGGAAACTATGACCTGCGACCCACCCACCCATATTACTCACAGATCCAGTTACAAATGTATGTTTCTCAAATGGACATGTGTGACTTCATGGTGTGGACGAAGACAAGCAGCATCATTTGCCGGCTACGGAGAGATGAGCCCTTTCTACAAGAAACTCTTCCCAAGGCTGACTCTTTCTTCATGGACCACCTCCTCCCAGAACTTGTCTGCCGCTGCAAAGACCCTGACCTGGCAGAAGAGATCAAATGTCTGTACTGCAAAAAGCCAAGCTTTGGCAAAATGATCAAGTGCACAGACTGCTGCCAACACTTTCACTATCCATGTGTGAACATTACCAGATACTCCAAAAAATGGAAATGTGGATGCAAATAGATACATCCAACAATGGTAAATACTGGATGCTGGACAACAGCATTTAAGAAAAAACGGATGTAATGAGCAAAGATGGATAGGTACACCTGACAAAATCTAACTGACTTCATTActgtcaacacaacaacaaacaaacaacacatctgACTCTTTaagtgttcatttatttttttctgaatgtACATTTACGTAAAATCACAAACAGCACTGATATATATTGTTCATCGCCAGAAAGAAGTGCAGTTTGAGTTCGGCGGACAATGATAATACTCAAAACTTAGTTGAaagctagaaaaaaaaaaaaattccaggTATAAATGTTAAATGAGTACATATAGTATTAATTATGTAAACTCATTCATTGTTGAGATGTAGATTTAATTTTAATTGCATTGCCTTCAATATATTGCATTTACAacattcagttcatgttcaatATTTGCCATGTCAGCTTTAAACACAGTTTCTCCAttatcataaataaatgaaatagttCTGCGTgcgtggttctcaacctttttgtaCTCTGAATGATCCTGTCTGATCAAATTTAGTTATTCATAACTGTTATTAATTTTatagtcagagagaaagagagtgatgaGTAAGTGAGAGAGTCAGTGAGAGCAAGTAGTAAGTGACCACCATTGCCCTCATTAGCCCTTAAAAGCCTGACACAATCATGGAAAATAATGTACACCTCCTTGACTCTGAACACAGTTATCGCCGGGCCACCACAGCCCCCCTAAGGTTCGTAAGACCAGCACATATGGTCAAAATGTCATCTAGCATATCGACTTGGCTGATGGGTATGACAGTGTTCAGTATCTTAAAGGTTTTAAGCTGACCAATAACTCGTTCCACATGTATGCGGACTCTTGACAACTGACGTGAAGTGTCAACACAAGAACCTGGCAACTGAGATTTCCCCTTCGTGAAACTTGGTATTCTTAATGTTGCTCCTACACTGGCCAAATCCTCTCTAACAAGGAAACCTCTATCTGCAAGGATCTCGTCACCATGCTCAAGTTTACCCAAAAAGGCAGAATCTAAAGTTATTACCTTGTCAGAGGCACGACCTCCCCACCCACTAGACAAAAAAGATATAGCTCCTGCTGGTGTGTTTCCTATTAGATATTTCATTGTGTTTTGGTGCTTATAATTTGACCAGGTTTCAGCCCTTGCTTTAAGATTGTGTGTTCTTTTTATAAAGATTTCAGTACAGTCTATAATACATCGACAATTCCTAAATTTGGGTTTAAAACACTTTGGCATGTTTGCTCTCACTGCATCCTTACTAGGCCACATTATCAAAGGTTTCACTATTGAGGACAACATGGGTATCCAGTCTCTTAGTATTTTTGATACAGTTGAGAATGGAAGCCCAAATCTGTAGGCAAGGTCTCTGTTGGTGAGTCCAAGTCTTACTTTCATTAGAACCAAAAGGAGGTGATTCTCCCAACTTAACCCACCCTTAAGCACAAGTGTGCTTCTTTTTACAATATCCAGCAGCCACATAACCATTTGTAATGATTGTAaaccagtaaaaaaaaatattttagcgTTTGTGTCTTTTATGGAATCAAACCCAAACTTGGACTGCTTCAGTTGCTCCTtcagatgtttattttcttcctgTGTGGCATGCATTTCTCTTTTCAGAGCTTCATAATCATCACGGAGCTGGTTGTACTGCAGGTTGAGTTGGTGCATCTCTTTTCTGGACAGAAACTTACATTCATCTACAACACAAAAAGGAGATAAATTAACTCATGTGCAACACATCAGctttcatacacagacacacacacacaacacacagactatctgtctggttctctgtcactctacactggaaaaagtcttctgttgaaccaagtaaaaaaaatatgggtaatggttcacatctatattacataacttgagccaatgacaaatatatagcttgcctcaaacaatatttcctatgttcataaaaacaaaataatacaacttggcaccaagtataattctattctttgaatgaagttaatacatttaaatcgtatgttaaatcctaaacaaaaaaatattgattcactccaacaattggttctcatttaagaaatatctatcagaaataatttgatttatccaatcaaaaagattacaatttaatcaaacaattgtttctcattattgtatacatcatcatcatcatcatcattttttcccgctcggctctcgccgcttcatggccttgaggcgcttctgtctggattcgacatcacatcgcgacatcagtcagggttagatgctttgccaaagacacctcgatacactgcttggtgaagccggggattgaaccaacaaccttcagattaccagccaacccgctctaccacctgagctactgccgccagtgggtcatcgtcactctggtcaaggatagtgctttcacctcaaaaagtcgccaaaagtcaccaatagcagctgaaaaagaagctagatttgtcgcttgtcgctgttttgaaaaaaagtcgccaaaggggtctgaaaagtagctaaatatagcgacaaaatcgctaagttggcaacactgcggtttggtccagtagtcgtaagcgtctttgtatttaatgcgcatgcgcaggcttgtacgtaaccttgacattttacatttgtcaaaatagatatttcttaattgaactcctaactaaaaatatctatatttcacagtattttgaagtaaaaaaaagttattttaaaaataaaacaaaaaatgtttatttgaattgatttacaaaataataatcagatgaagtgcggcataaatccctttttccagtgtactcACCTGaccaccaaccaaccaaccaaccaaccaaccaacacaaacacacacttaatagTATGACTTGTGCATACCTTCAGAATAATCTACAGTATCTGCTTCAGGCTGGCTTGTGGGGCAGGTAGCAGGGGCCTTATCTTCATCtcttattctctttctttcataTCTAGGACAAACAGAGTAGAGTTAAGTTAAAAACCCAAAATaatcaacacattaagagataatacaataacataataaagaaagacacacaagAATATCTTATTTGCTCAGATAATTAACAAGCTACCAAGAAATTAGAAAATTTCAAATACATGACATGACACTGACCTTGCCACCTTTCCCGAGATGTCTCTGTTGCTGCTGTGTGAAAAAACCGATGGAACAAAATCTGGACTATCACAATCCATGGACGGTGACCCTGAGAAAAAGAATGAGATTAGCTATgcttattgtttattttcacattttttAACCTATTTGCTAATTTACGAGCTCAGTCATAATGAGCACCAATAGCACAAGCATTTAAGTTACGGGTTCAGAGTTAAAGAAAATCGTACACTGTAACATTAGCTGTGTGAACTGTGAAGACACTTTCTTGTATGACTTTCAGCCTGAACCAAGAAACCTACACCAGCCATGCAGCTAATGTTGGTACTTACAGTAACAACAAAAGCTAAACTTATAGGTTACGACCGCGAGCCAACGTTAAACTTTACAAACTCAGTAGAAGACGGACAAATTTGTTGGCCAGTTAGTCAGTAAATCACACTAATATATCCTCATTAAGTATGGTAAAATCACACGCAGTCCTACTCATTATCCAGCTCATGTTGGAAAAGACAAACATACCAGAAACGTAGTGGGCGCTGCACAGACCAGGGTGTATGTCTATGGGTGTATGCACTAAGCTGTGTGAcgtacttcctgtttcaaataatacagCTCGGCCGGTtccggtctgtgtgtttatcgcgCCAGCCAGCTGACGTTGATATACTTTAGACATGAATCAAGAACGCAAACATTTCGTTTTTATAGGCAGGAGAAACCTAGGATCACTGCTGTGTCCCTCACTGTACAGCATCAGCCAAATCCAAAGGGGTATTTAGTTTCCATGGCTTTCCAAGCCAAACTGACGTGAGGAGTCAATGGATTGTAAACATAAGCCGGGATAAATATGTCATCACCACTCACTCTAAGGTCTGTAGCAGACACTTTAGTTCTGACAAGATGATTGaggtacgtccacaccaggagcgaccatagcgtcaaagacgctttggtcgctcacaaagtttcgctgcaaatttttctgttcgctttggtcgctcaagtcgctcatgacgtaaaattcaattatgcagacgcatttaaaggagccgtatgcgtttagtaggccctacagacagccatatcaaatagtgaactctcccatacaccttggccatattgccgagacggttttgcttgttcgataaagacaaagtgcttcgacaacaagtaggacagtgattccccccaatatacaaaaaatcctaaaatgtaggctaattacaaccgagaacaaaaaaccctgcgtgctgtagtagttaaaatatgtttcactgatctggatctgcaaatcatgatctgcactcattcgtggcattcaaaacaaatagacattgagTATATAGTAGTAGCAGGTGTATGCAAACGGGGTATGCAAAACCTTGGTCTACGCACATGTTGGCATCAAGGTCCTTCAGCTAGATAGGGGTGAAATATGTTTAGCTTGATTCAAAGACTTGATACTTGAATGTTCCGTAGACCTAACTATCAACCTTACCTAAAGGAAAAGCGACAAAAAAATTcgatatgtactgtatgtatgaaTTAGGCCAATTGCCATATGTTCAATCCTGGGACGATATCCAGGATATCGTCCCAGGTATCCAGCAGTGGATACACGTTGTCAAGGTACCACAATGGTTTGCAATTCAGTCTTTTTCTGAGTTCTTTTCTCTCTGACACATCCCCAAAGTCAAAACCGTGATCCTGCAGAACAAAAGTGTTTGTTGATCATAAGGCTTCATCAGTTAAGCCAAAGCATGCCTGTTTCTTTCCTAACCTTAATAAATTAAGCCAAATAGGACGTCATTGTCAGGTCTGGTTTAGTTGTGCCATTTTaagtgtattttttttcaaacacatcaaagaaacaaagaagaaGTCTAGAATACACTAACGATTATGTCAAGTGTTGATCAGTCTAAATTGGAATGACCTTTTAAGTTAAACAATTAGATTCCAGGCCAGATTGACGTTGTGTTTGTAGTCATCCATCCAAACCTCTGCTACCCTCAAAGCATTCCTTTTCATTGTGAGTGAGAGGTCTGGCATGTATGGCTTATGGTTCCTCTCAATGTGGGCTATCTTGGAGCATGGAACAACCTCAATACTTCCCCCACATGTCCAAACCTACGAAATAATTAATGGGCATTGTCATTCCCAATAACGTAAGTAAGTTAATCGCTTCTAGGCTTTATCGACTTATATCCCAATAACAAAACTTTGGGTATTCCTGAGGTATATTTACACGAACATTTTCTCCACCGTATACTTTCATTCCTCCATCAAGAACTCCAATTTCACCATGATACGTCCGATCTGCGACTAGGATACCCATTATGGACGgactcaaaaaatatataaatgtgttaCACAGTGGGGCTACCCTAACCCTGCTCCTATTTGGGTTTCTCATCATTTGTTTTATCACGGAAAGTCTGCGGTTTTGTTCTACGTTTATACTCACTTCAATAAAGAAGTATTGTATTTTACAAttcgctgcctgctgcctcttTCTTTCGCACTTGGATCTACACCTTCCCAAGACCGTAACAGACCTGTCTCAATATGTGATGGTTCAGGAGTGAATTAATGCAGATATGTTGTTAATGCAGATCAAGAAAAAGCAATTAGTTACTTACTTTCCGGGCAAAGAGGCGTCATTAAGAAAGTTCCACTCAGGCCTGAAGCGCTCGTACATGCACCACAAAGCCCAGTCGAACGCATGGGATGCAGGCAAGTATGTCAGAACCTCAAGATCATAATAGTTGACTCTGTCAAACACTGGAGACACAATCAGCTTCCGATCCCCTTTAATCTGCGTCAGCAATGGTTCAGCCCTGCAGGACAGAAATCGATTGAGAtcccaataaaaaagaaaagctattcccaaaaaaaaagtaatagaCCCAAAAACGGAGGTTGACTCACTGTCATATTCATCTTTGCAACTGATGTGTTttagttgtgttgttgtttatactCATAATCAGGGTGCGAATAACAGGGGAGCCAGGGAGTAGCGGAGCTCCCCTGAATGAGACTCACCTGAAACAAAGGGGACCAGAATTCTGGTTGGTAATAATGCCTGCGTATTCGCTTATTGGTTTATTGAGTGCTTCAGTGAAATCATAGTTATTTTGGAAGTTGAATATGACAAGAAGCTTAGTAAAGCTTCTAAAGTCCTGCTTCAGGTTGTCTGTGGGGGAGGTGGGAAATCTAGCTATTGATAATACTAATgatttaataatataatatgtagTTGATGCAACGGCTACATAAGTATTCAATGGACACAATTCGAAAGAACCAATCCCGTTAAAGGAGACATagtatggtgttttcccaacaagtaaacatagtatttgagttccagaaaacatgtttttgagctgtttgctggaaatagcttctAGGAAAAATAATATcgtctaccgctattcccctctgtt
This genomic stretch from Gadus chalcogrammus isolate NIFS_2021 chromosome 9, NIFS_Gcha_1.0, whole genome shotgun sequence harbors:
- the LOC130388980 gene encoding uncharacterized protein LOC130388980, whose amino-acid sequence is MDCDSPDFVPSVFSHSSNRDISGKVARYERKRIRDEDKAPATCPTSQPEADTVDYSEDECKFLSRKEMHQLNLQYNQLRDDYEALKREMHATQEENKHLKEQLKQSKFGFDSIKDTNAKIFFFTGLQSLQMVMWLLDIVKRSTLVLKGGLSWENHLLLVLMKVRLGLTNRDLAYRFGLPFSTVSKILRDWIPMLSSIVKPLIMWPSKDAVRANMPKCFKPKFRNCRCIIDCTEIFIKRTHNLKARAETWSNYKHQNTMKYLIGNTPAGAISFLSSGWGGRASDKVITLDSAFLGKLEHGDEILADRGFLVREDLASVGATLRIPSFTKGKSQLPGSCVDTSRQLSRVRIHVERVIGQLKTFKILNTVIPISQVDMLDDILTICAGLTNLRGAVVARR